The Sabethes cyaneus chromosome 3, idSabCyanKW18_F2, whole genome shotgun sequence DNA window CGACCCACTTAAAAAAATAGACTTTTGAAATACGTTAAATGAAATACTTTAAAGAAAATATCTAAAGCTACTTCTACTAAATTCTTAAAGTTAGAaccttatttacttacttatgttAGTTTATATTGAGTTATTTCAGGTCACGTTCGTAAATCAACTTAACAACAAAATCATGGAACAACACGTTCCACATAAACCACATTGATTCACTCTGTCTTCAAAGTTTGAATATGTCCTTGATTAAACATCAGACTGATTAAGAAAACACGCTACATCACCTCTATGTGATTCAGATATGCGTTTTTGCACTACTTCGACAACTTCTGATAATCAATTATAACTTGATTAAATCGTAGGCTATCTTTATTATCACGCTCCAAATCACATGTTTAGAATGCTCTATTAATCTCATACGGTTGAGGCTTATTTCAATTATTGTTTAAAACCAAATTATTTTGTTCAACCACAGGGCTTGTTGGAATCAGTATCGCATTATGTTGCAACCCATCAAATTGCCAATTTCACCCACCCACTCACTGCTGAAATCATTGTTATCTTTACTACACGTGCCTAGAACAAAATTATTTAACGACTTGCTTGTTTCCATTTCAGGTGTGAAATTTATATTTACTCatagaatttttttatttaggtaCTTCTCTTGGTAAAATCTGGGCTCACAAAGTATCGTAGATCAAACTGTAACTGATTACACCGCATGGTCAGAATTCTGGTCTGTTGGTACCAAGAGAAATCTGTTTTCCGGGtggaaacaacaacaacaaatctGTTTTGAATCTATGCTCATCTCctcaattgaaaaaaaaaaaatatatgtaaaTTAATAtcgatttattattgaattaaatttaaaaaaataattaaattaaattatcaaTTTAATAACTATTAAcaatacaaattatttgtaatttattatCACTAATATGATGAAAACCTGTCAGCTACATTGCTTTTACTCAGGACAAGGAACATTTGGTGAATGACtctctgggttaaaaccactctaataaaaaaatataacattTTAACTATCACTCAAGTATCACTTTTTGCTCGAAGGATACCGCGTAACAGTTTGCTATGGCTAATAACAAATGGAGCGCAATTTTTGAAAGATTGCACCGCCCAACTTATCTTAAAATCTACCATAAAAATCTACTGCGCTGCACCTTTTTTGGGTACTTTTGGTGGAACTTTACCGTTTCTGTGTACCGTTAGCCTGTGCTTAAGGATGTGATCTTTACGGGCTGATCCATAGCCACATAGATCACATATGAACTCATATGAACCCTCATGACTCTGTTTGTGACGTTGTAAATCTTTCCGGTGGACGTATCTACGAGTGCAGTGGGGATAGTCGCATGCAAATTTTTGTTTAGCTGCGGTGTGATTTAGTTTGTGCACCGTTAGCTGCGTCTGAGTGCCAAAACGTTTGCCGCATTTAGTGCATTCGAACGGAAGTTCGGAATGCTGAGAGTTGTTGTGCTGCCGCCAACTGCCTACACGGCCGAATTTCTGATCACACTCCTTACAATAGAAGATCGTATCATAATCAATTTTTGCATTGTTTCGCTTTCTTCTTTTCGTAGAGGAGCATCCTGCTAATTGGGTACTGTTGTTAGCTGCAAACACAGGCTGGGCTGTAATCGCTTCTTCCTGAGGTGAAACAAGTTTCACGGACGCCAACACGGACTCCAAAACTTGAGCCTCTGTAGTCACTACTGGCTGTTCGTTTGGTTGAGAAATAATATTATATCCTGAGTAGCTAGACTCGGCTGGCTGGAAATAAGAGCCACTTGACGATGATGTTAATTGCTGTACTGCAGCACAATTATTATTAAGATCACCATTATCGGGGAACACCGGAGCCACGCTGGTAGATATTGTTACTGCTTCTGTATCCTGTATTATTGTATTATCTTCTAAACTTggaaaactgcttggaaaattaGAAGTATCCTGGAGTAACCAGGATTTTATAGATTCCAAGTTTATAGACTCAATTTCAGACGGCACAGACTCGAAATTACAATTCAATAACTCATCCAAAGTTGGCGAACTTGCAGTCGACGATCCAGTATCCTGGAGTAACCAGGATTTTATAGATTCCAATTTTGTAGACTCAATTTCAGACGGCACAGACTCGAAATTACAATTCAATAACTCATCCAAAGTTGGCGAACTTGCAGTCGACGATCCAGTATCCTGGAGTAACCAGGATTTTATAGATTCCAATTTTGTAGACTCAATTTCAGACGGCACAGACTCGAAATTACAATTCAATAACTCATCCAAAGTTGGCGAACTTGCAGTCGATgatccaaattcaaattcttGTCCTACATCCATATTTAAGGATTTACACAAATTAAATTGATTGTACTGAAACACTCGGAACTGGGCGGCTTATTCGTAATTCGTAAGAC harbors:
- the LOC128739696 gene encoding zinc finger protein 333-like, which gives rise to MDVGQEFEFGSSTASSPTLDELLNCNFESVPSEIESTKLESIKSWLLQDTGSSTASSPTLDELLNCNFESVPSEIESTKLESIKSWLLQDTGSSTASSPTLDELLNCNFESVPSEIESINLESIKSWLLQDTSNFPSSFPSLEDNTIIQDTEAVTISTSVAPVFPDNGDLNNNCAAVQQLTSSSSGSYFQPAESSYSGYNIISQPNEQPVVTTEAQVLESVLASVKLVSPQEEAITAQPVFAANNSTQLAGCSSTKRRKRNNAKIDYDTIFYCKECDQKFGRVGSWRQHNNSQHSELPFECTKCGKRFGTQTQLTVHKLNHTAAKQKFACDYPHCTRRYVHRKDLQRHKQSHEGSYEFICDLCGYGSARKDHILKHRLTVHRNGKVPPKVPKKGAAQ